In Methanomicrobium antiquum, one DNA window encodes the following:
- a CDS encoding chemotaxis protein CheC produces the protein MELNAKQLDAMKELGNIGASHAATSLSTMLMCEIDMTVPEAMVVDISSISDYFGDEISALVVFEIQGELHPGGYVVLHLPKSSAIKLTNTMLGSNDEEREFNEMDESALLEVGNIMVSQFLDATATLLGIVMLPSPPAIAIDMAHAAFANVVSMIAGDINEIILFRTELTSKMHDIESTIVMLPYDDTLGQILDLLDKLVRIHE, from the coding sequence ATGGAATTAAATGCGAAACAGCTTGATGCTATGAAAGAGCTTGGAAATATTGGAGCATCCCACGCGGCCACATCACTTTCCACAATGCTTATGTGCGAGATTGATATGACTGTTCCTGAAGCAATGGTTGTAGATATCTCATCGATATCTGATTATTTTGGTGATGAAATATCAGCACTGGTTGTATTTGAGATACAAGGCGAGCTTCATCCGGGAGGATACGTTGTTCTCCATCTTCCAAAGAGCTCGGCAATAAAACTTACCAATACAATGCTTGGCTCAAACGATGAAGAGCGGGAATTCAATGAAATGGATGAGAGCGCCCTTTTGGAAGTTGGAAATATTATGGTTTCACAATTTCTTGATGCAACAGCAACTCTTCTTGGTATTGTGATGCTTCCGTCACCTCCGGCAATAGCTATTGATATGGCACATGCGGCATTTGCAAACGTAGTTTCAATGATTGCAGGTGATATAAATGAAATTATTCTTTTCAGAACAGAACTTACATCAAAGATGCATGATATAGAAAGCACAATTGTAATGCTTCCATATGATGACACCTTAGGTCAGATTCTTGATCTTTTAGATAAACTTGTCAGAATTCACGAATAA
- a CDS encoding chemotaxis protein CheD: MAEKTQGDKGTNVGIGEYHVGNFLMTSIGLGSCVAVILHDKRRSTGAVAHVMLPESNGKTERPGKFADTAIPTMYDELIKSGSNKRDITAKIAGGSSMFKQFKGNLDIGGRNVEAIKTALETCHIKLDGEDVGGNFGRSITYNPTQNGIVQIRRADGSCTEI, from the coding sequence ATGGCAGAAAAAACTCAGGGAGATAAAGGAACAAATGTTGGTATCGGAGAATACCATGTCGGCAATTTCCTGATGACGTCAATAGGTCTTGGTTCATGTGTTGCTGTAATTTTGCATGACAAAAGAAGATCTACAGGGGCTGTAGCACATGTCATGCTTCCTGAGAGCAATGGAAAAACAGAAAGGCCAGGAAAATTTGCAGATACAGCAATTCCCACAATGTATGATGAATTAATAAAATCCGGAAGCAATAAAAGAGATATTACTGCAAAAATTGCAGGCGGTTCCAGCATGTTCAAACAGTTCAAAGGAAATCTTGACATTGGAGGAAGAAATGTCGAAGCAATTAAAACTGCTCTTGAAACCTGCCATATTAAACTTGACGGAGAAGATGTTGGCGGAAATTTTGGACGTTCAATCACATACAATCCCACGCAAAACGGTATCGTGCAGATAAGACGGGCTGATGGTTCATGTACAGAAATTTAA
- a CDS encoding ribosome biogenesis/translation initiation ATPase RLI: MRIAVVHKDRCHSKKCGRECIIYCPRVRTGDETIVIGENGKAIISEELCVGCGICIKKCPFDAIDIITLPEELEYPTHRYGVNGFALYGMAAPVEGKVTGILGENGIGKSTAVSILSGQLIPNLGNTDEKESSWDSVLEEYSGTELHDYLTKVSSGNVKVAVKPQYIDFIPKVFKGKVISLLKSTDERNVLDTYINELKLGPILDRDIDTISGGELQRVAIAACLCRKADFYFLDEITPYLDIYQRMAAAKIIRDISQISPVMIVEHDLAILDMLADNVHVAYGKPSVFGIITRTKGVRVGINQYLEGFLAEENVRFRDYSVTFETRAHRSDTDRETLFEFPAFKKSYGDSFRLNVKGGTIKAGEVLGVVGANGIGKSTFAKLLAGVEVPDEGKLSSTVKIAFKPQYIKTDSTDTVEFMLRRTTSRFDTSYFLHEIIEPLSLEPILQSSVSQLSGGELQRVAIALCLAQDADLYILDEPSAHLDVEQRVKLARVLRRHAESSGSGVLVIDHDIYVIDMISERLLVFDGTPGVSGEAVGPFDMHEGMNYFLKELEITFRRDKSGRPRINKPGSYLDREQRSIGSYYYSDISKS, from the coding sequence ATGCGAATAGCTGTAGTTCATAAGGACAGATGCCATTCAAAAAAGTGCGGCAGGGAATGTATTATCTACTGTCCGCGTGTGCGAACCGGTGACGAAACTATAGTTATAGGTGAGAACGGAAAAGCCATAATATCTGAAGAGCTTTGTGTCGGATGTGGCATCTGCATAAAAAAATGCCCCTTTGATGCAATTGATATAATTACTCTTCCTGAAGAGCTTGAATATCCGACTCACCGGTATGGCGTAAATGGTTTTGCACTTTATGGTATGGCTGCACCTGTCGAAGGAAAAGTAACCGGAATTTTGGGAGAAAATGGTATTGGAAAGAGTACAGCTGTCAGTATTTTATCCGGACAGCTGATTCCCAATCTTGGAAATACTGATGAAAAAGAGTCATCATGGGATTCTGTTTTGGAAGAGTACAGTGGAACAGAGCTCCATGATTATCTGACAAAAGTATCTTCCGGCAATGTGAAAGTTGCAGTAAAACCACAGTATATTGATTTTATTCCAAAAGTTTTCAAGGGAAAGGTAATCAGTCTTCTTAAGTCAACTGATGAGAGAAATGTTCTTGATACTTACATAAATGAACTGAAACTGGGCCCGATTCTTGACAGGGATATAGACACAATATCAGGAGGAGAACTTCAGCGTGTTGCGATTGCGGCATGCCTGTGCAGAAAAGCTGATTTCTATTTCCTTGATGAAATAACGCCTTACCTTGATATCTATCAGAGAATGGCAGCGGCGAAGATTATCCGTGATATTTCACAGATAAGTCCGGTTATGATTGTCGAACACGATCTTGCTATTCTTGATATGCTTGCAGACAATGTTCATGTTGCATATGGAAAGCCGTCTGTCTTTGGCATTATTACAAGGACAAAGGGTGTCCGTGTCGGAATAAACCAGTATCTTGAAGGATTTTTAGCAGAAGAGAATGTAAGATTCAGGGACTATTCTGTAACTTTTGAAACAAGGGCACACCGGTCTGACACTGACAGAGAGACACTGTTTGAATTTCCGGCATTTAAGAAAAGCTATGGTGATTCATTCCGGCTTAATGTCAAGGGCGGAACAATAAAAGCCGGAGAGGTTTTGGGTGTTGTTGGTGCAAACGGTATTGGAAAAAGTACTTTTGCAAAACTCCTTGCAGGCGTCGAAGTGCCTGACGAAGGAAAACTTTCCTCGACTGTAAAAATTGCTTTCAAACCGCAGTACATAAAGACTGATTCTACAGATACTGTGGAATTCATGCTTCGAAGGACAACAAGCCGTTTTGATACATCATATTTCTTACATGAGATAATTGAGCCTCTGTCACTTGAACCGATTCTTCAGTCAAGTGTAAGTCAGTTGTCTGGTGGAGAACTTCAAAGGGTTGCAATAGCACTGTGTCTTGCACAGGATGCCGACTTGTATATACTTGACGAACCAAGTGCCCATCTTGATGTAGAACAGCGTGTAAAACTTGCTCGTGTTCTTAGGAGACATGCTGAAAGCAGTGGCTCAGGTGTTTTGGTAATTGATCATGATATTTATGTGATCGATATGATAAGTGAACGTCTTTTGGTGTTTGACGGAACGCCCGGAGTCAGTGGTGAAGCAGTCGGGCCGTTTGACATGCATGAGGGAATGAATTATTTCCTAAAGGAGCTTGAGATAACGTTTAGAAGAGATAAAAGTGGAAGGCCAAGAATCAATAAACCAGGGAGTTATCTTGACAGGGAACAGCGTTCTATTGGCAGTTATTATTATTCAGATATTAGCAAATCATAA
- the rqcH gene encoding ribosome rescue protein RqcH — protein sequence MATQKGMSGIDFYAMLSELKSCLPLWIGKVYQYNINTFGFKFNGDDRQKYSFIAECGRRAHMTGALPQAPKNPSGYSMFLRKYISGGRILDIRQFGIQRIIDFTIGKTEKKYHLIFEFFDDGNVILCDENYEIINPLKNHRFKDRDVLPGVMYVFPGENSGISEPLDIEKILNDSGKDLVRTLAGDLMLGGEYAEELCLIAGLDKNSDASDADHLVVYNAFNEILKRCTEEKRPVITNFACRPFLLETESEYAVIDEFESYNSALETYYPLPDFKPEEKKPKLSKEEIIRNRQKQAIVGFEKKIAEAQVKADLLYSNYQLVSEVIKTLDEASKTHSWQEIEDILKNSSMPAAKSIMKVYPENASVDISIDNFVLRVFVHEGIEQNANRYYNEIKKYKKKKTGAIKAMERFIPSEKTGKSETKNEYSLLKPKWYHRFRWFYTSDGVLVIGGRDAATNEEIVKKYMEGNDVFVHADVHGGSVVIVKGDTKCWDEVSQFAVSYSNIWKSGHFSGDAYAAERTQVSKTAESGEYVSRGAFVIRGERRYFKDVSVGVAIGLQYEPAIAVIGGPVSTIKHRAKYYVVLNPGTFEPNDSAKKVLKKLKDMIPKEDLRVLKNVLNTEKVAAFVPPGGSDISDFSGE from the coding sequence ATGGCGACACAAAAAGGAATGAGCGGCATTGATTTTTATGCCATGCTCTCTGAACTAAAATCCTGCCTTCCTTTATGGATTGGCAAAGTTTACCAGTACAATATCAATACTTTCGGGTTTAAGTTCAACGGAGATGACCGCCAGAAATACAGCTTTATTGCTGAGTGCGGACGGCGCGCCCATATGACAGGCGCTCTTCCACAGGCACCAAAGAATCCTTCAGGCTATTCGATGTTTTTAAGAAAATACATCTCCGGAGGACGCATTCTTGACATCCGGCAGTTTGGAATCCAGAGAATTATTGATTTTACTATAGGAAAAACAGAAAAGAAGTACCACCTCATTTTTGAATTTTTTGATGACGGAAATGTGATTTTATGCGATGAAAATTATGAGATAATAAATCCTTTAAAAAATCACAGATTCAAAGACAGGGATGTACTTCCGGGAGTTATGTATGTATTCCCCGGTGAAAATTCAGGAATATCAGAACCTTTGGATATAGAAAAAATTCTTAATGACAGCGGTAAGGATTTGGTAAGGACTCTTGCCGGAGATCTTATGCTTGGCGGGGAGTATGCAGAAGAATTATGTCTTATTGCAGGCCTTGATAAAAACTCAGACGCATCAGATGCAGATCATTTAGTAGTCTATAATGCTTTTAATGAGATTTTGAAGAGATGCACAGAAGAGAAAAGACCTGTCATAACAAATTTTGCCTGCAGACCATTTTTACTTGAGACTGAATCAGAATATGCAGTTATTGATGAATTTGAATCATACAATTCCGCACTTGAAACCTACTATCCGCTACCTGATTTCAAACCTGAAGAAAAAAAACCGAAACTCTCAAAGGAAGAAATCATAAGAAACAGACAAAAACAGGCAATTGTCGGGTTTGAGAAAAAAATTGCAGAAGCTCAGGTAAAAGCCGACCTGCTTTATTCAAATTATCAGCTGGTATCGGAAGTTATCAAAACTCTTGATGAGGCCAGCAAAACCCATTCGTGGCAGGAGATAGAGGATATTCTCAAAAACAGCAGTATGCCTGCGGCAAAATCGATTATGAAAGTTTACCCGGAAAATGCTTCTGTTGATATTTCTATTGACAATTTTGTTCTAAGAGTCTTTGTTCATGAGGGAATAGAACAAAACGCCAACCGCTATTACAATGAGATTAAAAAATACAAAAAGAAGAAGACCGGTGCTATAAAGGCAATGGAGAGATTTATTCCATCAGAAAAAACAGGAAAATCAGAGACTAAAAATGAGTATTCTCTTCTTAAACCAAAATGGTATCACAGATTCAGATGGTTTTATACAAGTGACGGTGTCCTGGTGATAGGCGGTCGTGATGCGGCAACAAACGAAGAAATCGTTAAGAAATATATGGAAGGAAATGATGTCTTTGTTCACGCCGATGTTCACGGAGGAAGCGTTGTAATTGTAAAAGGCGATACAAAATGCTGGGATGAGGTTTCTCAGTTTGCAGTATCATATTCCAATATCTGGAAATCAGGGCATTTTTCAGGCGATGCATATGCCGCAGAGCGGACACAGGTAAGCAAAACTGCAGAATCAGGTGAATATGTCTCAAGAGGTGCATTTGTAATCAGAGGTGAGAGAAGATATTTCAAAGACGTTTCTGTAGGAGTTGCAATTGGTCTTCAGTACGAGCCTGCAATTGCCGTTATCGGAGGCCCGGTATCAACCATTAAGCATCGTGCAAAATATTATGTTGTGCTAAATCCCGGAACTTTTGAACCTAATGACTCTGCAAAGAAAGTGCTTAAAAAATTAAAGGATATGATTCCAAAAGAAGATCTAAGAGTTCTTAAAAATGTTTTAAATACAGAAAAGGTCGCCGCCTTTGTTCCACCGGGAGGATCTGACATTTCTGATTTTTCCGGAGAATAA
- a CDS encoding mRNA surveillance protein pelota produces MKADYKELKKSFGEIKLFPENTDDLWHLEHLITPQSLVYATTFRSSENATDKKRPEKMEKIPVRLGIRVEKVEFHHNSNRLRVAGIIEYGPDIGFYHTLNVESGYEISVIKKWSNTDLERVERAVRSSSVGVIHIITLEEGECEIYRIRQFGPEFVKSILSGSGKSDGTDKRQAFFDEILEIASLTTGPLVISGPGFIKDDFMNYLKTKDKDTAKRCITADTRRSGRGSVQEVIGQGILDKITEDLQLKHEVLAMDELIKRISSNGNATYGLKETESSIDFGAAETILVCDNLIRDAVITQLLEKAENMRAEIIVLSTEFEPGKQLSALGGIAALLRFRI; encoded by the coding sequence ATGAAAGCAGATTATAAAGAACTCAAAAAGTCCTTTGGAGAGATTAAATTATTTCCGGAAAATACCGATGATCTCTGGCATCTTGAACATCTGATTACTCCGCAGAGCCTAGTTTATGCAACAACGTTTAGAAGTTCTGAAAATGCAACCGATAAAAAAAGACCGGAAAAGATGGAAAAAATCCCGGTCCGTCTTGGTATAAGAGTTGAAAAAGTTGAATTTCATCATAACTCAAACAGGCTTCGTGTGGCCGGAATTATAGAATACGGGCCGGACATTGGCTTTTATCACACTCTCAATGTTGAATCAGGTTATGAAATATCTGTCATAAAAAAGTGGAGCAACACTGATCTTGAAAGAGTCGAAAGAGCTGTCAGGTCATCATCTGTCGGCGTAATTCATATAATCACTCTTGAAGAAGGTGAATGCGAAATTTACAGAATAAGGCAGTTTGGCCCGGAATTTGTCAAATCAATCTTAAGCGGATCTGGAAAAAGTGATGGAACAGATAAAAGGCAGGCATTTTTTGACGAGATATTAGAGATAGCATCACTGACAACCGGACCTTTGGTTATATCCGGACCAGGTTTTATCAAGGATGATTTCATGAATTATCTCAAAACAAAAGATAAAGACACTGCCAAAAGATGTATTACAGCCGATACAAGAAGATCAGGACGCGGTTCTGTTCAGGAGGTAATAGGTCAGGGTATTCTTGACAAAATAACAGAGGATCTTCAGCTCAAACATGAGGTACTGGCTATGGATGAGCTTATTAAACGGATATCTTCCAATGGAAATGCCACATACGGATTAAAAGAGACAGAATCGTCAATTGATTTCGGTGCCGCAGAAACTATTCTTGTATGCGACAATCTGATAAGAGATGCTGTAATTACACAACTGCTTGAAAAAGCAGAGAATATGCGTGCAGAAATAATTGTCTTATCAACTGAATTTGAACCAGGCAAACAGCTTTCAGCTCTTGGAGGTATTGCCGCATTACTTCGTTTCAGAATATAA
- a CDS encoding FKBP-type peptidyl-prolyl cis-trans isomerase codes for MAIKEGDFVKLNYTGSADGIIFDTTYEEVAKEDGSFSEGKKYEPIVIRIGGTHVIPGLDEDLTGKEIGTEYEVTISPEKAYGGRDNTLVKSVPVKEFKEKPTVGMRVSADGRQGVVVNVIGKRAVIDFNHMLAGKTLDYKYSIEGKIEDPVEQAKAIFNLFISRDFEMELNDGILTIMLPAGISYDQRWMMGKGMAVYQIFEFIDGIEEVVLKESFKKPEDETQEPVEEAEEEAEEEAEKSEE; via the coding sequence ATGGCAATTAAAGAAGGAGACTTTGTAAAACTGAACTATACAGGTTCTGCTGATGGTATAATTTTTGACACTACCTATGAGGAAGTTGCAAAAGAGGACGGAAGTTTTTCCGAAGGAAAAAAATATGAGCCAATCGTCATCCGCATTGGTGGTACACACGTAATTCCAGGACTTGATGAAGATCTGACAGGAAAAGAGATTGGAACAGAGTACGAAGTTACAATTTCTCCGGAAAAGGCATATGGAGGACGTGACAACACACTTGTAAAGTCAGTTCCTGTAAAGGAATTCAAGGAAAAACCAACAGTAGGTATGCGTGTATCTGCAGACGGGCGCCAGGGCGTTGTTGTAAATGTAATTGGAAAGCGTGCGGTAATTGACTTTAACCATATGCTTGCAGGAAAAACTCTTGACTACAAGTACAGTATTGAAGGAAAAATTGAAGATCCGGTCGAACAGGCTAAGGCAATCTTTAATCTTTTCATCAGCCGCGACTTTGAAATGGAGTTAAATGACGGCATTCTTACAATCATGCTTCCTGCAGGAATCTCATACGATCAGCGCTGGATGATGGGTAAAGGAATGGCAGTTTATCAGATTTTTGAGTTCATTGACGGAATTGAAGAGGTCGTCTTAAAAGAGTCCTTTAAAAAGCCTGAGGATGAAACTCAAGAGCCTGTAGAAGAAGCAGAAGAAGAAGCAGAAGAAGAAGCAGAAAAATCAGAAGAATAA